A genomic window from Serratia liquefaciens includes:
- a CDS encoding hemagglutinin repeat-containing protein, translating to MKNNNFRLSGAGKLAASLAIILASLGSAYAGEIVAANGANGPGVSTAGNGAQVVNIVTPNDQGLSHNQYQDFNVNQPGAVLNNSLDAGRSQLAGQLAANPNLNNQAASVILNEVISRNPSLLHGQQEIFGMAADYVLANPNGISCDGCGFINTSRSSLVVGNPLVEKGMLQGYSTLGNRNTLSLDGRLNASGVLDLIAPRIDSRGEVIVAPLYDKKSDKMISAINAISGNNRVSRDAQVLSSEQPELTVWDQLLGTTDSYYLGSMQAGRINIIHTVTGSGVKLAGKLDGSDEIRVKAYNIRTDSQVSDSSSNRNSGENYQNYRGGIYINDRSTGQQLARTELKGKNISLVADNSNHLTATDVRGEEIRLQGASLTLDGRQLKQTQGHTDEQWFYSWKYNVTRENEQLQQATSNIEATKNATLTATEQDVTLLGASVTAGNALKIEAKRDVQLSGLVERDKTSERGNQRNHTSSLRTGSWSNSNETESLKSGSVFSGGDLAIKAGNRVVAQGTKVYASGDLKVDANDQINIGVQKTANEKIVRDNKTSWGGIGGGNNQDNSNRREVSNASQVMADGTLWLNGKQGVTITGSTVKGAKGGFVAATDGGLRIDNALSTTVDKVDARTGTVFNITSSSQKSNNSHQQSTASELVSDTNLQLVSKKDTDVVGSKVTSAGKLEVNAGGNINVSAGEQQQHIDEQKTALAINGYANEKSDKQYRAGLRIEHTSDSEKTTRSEQQSSTLSGGSVELKADKDVTFSGSKLVTTQGDASISGDNVAFLAADNKTTSDSEKTKIGGGVYYTGGIDKVGSGIEGGYENSKTHSQSSKAVTSGSDIAGNLTINAKDKLTQQGAQHQVGGKYQENANSVDHLAAVDSESSSTRKLDVGVDIGANVDYSAVTRPVERAVGKVAKLDANGVINEIGGIGTPNIGLDIGANGGSSEKSSSSTQAVVSNISAGAIDVKAGGKLQDTGTKYQANQGGVTLTADSHHSEAAKNSQQESSSESRGGASVRVYTTTGSDLTVDGKGEGGNKHSESTGSQAVTGSITAANGIDIKVKQDAVYQGTSLESGDGKAKVKAENGNIRFEQTTDTSHESHNGFNVKVSAKGGTTPETKSFGLGLGGSYSDGKSDSSSAQVSNIGGKQGVELDAGRGLTLQGSNVTSQGDVSLKAGDKVALQAAQSQQTRKDDTLSGNIDIGGNSTDSDKKNAGGLSLGGAFDIAKVDETSTTQQGGKITSGGAVTITAKGNDAHALHLQGTEVKGSSVSLNAENGGVVLESVQNQEQKNNWNLGLKANAKGGQSFNKDANGKVDTASGSDTHTLGAGVKVGVDNLQKTTQGNSQITAGEVTINSGKDTRLAGARIDADSVQGNIGGDLHVESRKDSESSVKVDVDVGLSHTNDPASSITSKLSKVGTPHYAGKVKEKLEGGINKVADATTDKYNSVARRLDPKQDTTGAVSFSKAEGKVTLPETLAGEKQKGPLWDQGARFLGNKSKESLTGPAGLQGQFKVKADVVNNDAVGVQSAISGKNDVALNVQGTTRLTGGEIRSQQGEVTLGNGKLEQQDVAGNRYQGGGHLDAAASAGALLGIAGKSVVNLETPVGGYINNQAADAKAGVFSGK from the coding sequence ATGAAAAATAATAACTTCAGGCTCTCGGGAGCGGGCAAGTTAGCCGCTTCACTGGCGATCATTCTCGCCTCCCTCGGCAGCGCTTACGCCGGCGAGATCGTAGCGGCCAACGGCGCTAACGGTCCCGGTGTTTCAACTGCCGGTAACGGCGCACAGGTGGTCAATATCGTGACGCCTAACGACCAAGGGCTGTCACATAACCAGTATCAGGACTTCAACGTCAACCAACCCGGAGCGGTGCTGAACAACTCGCTTGATGCCGGGCGGTCTCAGTTGGCCGGCCAACTGGCTGCCAACCCGAACCTGAACAATCAGGCGGCCAGCGTGATCCTCAATGAAGTGATCAGCCGCAACCCGTCGCTGTTGCACGGACAGCAAGAAATCTTCGGCATGGCGGCCGACTACGTGCTGGCTAACCCGAACGGTATCAGTTGCGACGGCTGCGGCTTTATCAATACCAGCCGCTCGTCGCTGGTAGTGGGTAACCCCCTGGTGGAAAAAGGCATGCTGCAGGGCTACAGCACGCTGGGCAATCGCAATACCCTGAGCCTTGATGGCCGGCTGAACGCCAGCGGCGTGCTGGATTTGATCGCGCCAAGGATCGACAGCCGCGGCGAGGTAATAGTCGCGCCGTTGTACGATAAAAAAAGCGATAAAATGATCTCGGCGATCAACGCCATCAGCGGCAACAATCGCGTATCGCGCGATGCACAGGTACTCAGCAGCGAACAACCTGAGCTCACAGTCTGGGACCAGTTATTAGGCACCACGGACAGCTACTATCTTGGCAGCATGCAGGCAGGGCGCATCAATATCATCCATACCGTCACCGGCAGCGGCGTAAAGCTGGCGGGCAAGCTGGATGGTAGCGACGAAATCCGGGTGAAAGCTTACAACATCCGCACCGACAGCCAGGTCAGCGACAGCAGCAGCAACCGCAATAGCGGCGAGAACTATCAAAACTACCGCGGTGGGATCTACATCAACGACCGCAGCACCGGTCAGCAACTGGCGCGCACCGAACTGAAAGGCAAAAATATCAGCCTGGTGGCCGATAACAGCAACCACCTGACCGCCACCGACGTTCGTGGCGAAGAGATCAGGCTGCAAGGCGCCAGCCTGACGCTCGACGGTCGGCAACTGAAGCAGACTCAGGGCCACACCGATGAACAGTGGTTCTACAGTTGGAAGTACAACGTCACCCGTGAGAATGAGCAGCTTCAACAGGCCACCAGCAACATTGAGGCCACAAAAAATGCCACTCTGACCGCCACCGAGCAGGATGTGACGCTGCTGGGCGCCAGTGTGACGGCGGGCAACGCATTGAAAATCGAAGCCAAGCGCGACGTGCAGCTCAGCGGATTGGTCGAGCGAGACAAAACCAGCGAACGCGGTAATCAGCGCAACCATACCTCCAGCCTGCGTACCGGCAGCTGGAGCAACAGCAATGAAACCGAAAGCCTGAAGTCCGGCAGCGTCTTCTCCGGCGGTGATTTGGCGATAAAAGCCGGTAATCGCGTCGTGGCCCAGGGAACCAAAGTGTACGCGTCAGGCGATCTCAAGGTGGATGCCAACGACCAGATCAATATCGGCGTACAAAAGACCGCCAATGAGAAAATCGTTCGCGACAATAAAACCTCATGGGGCGGTATCGGCGGCGGCAACAACCAGGACAACAGCAACCGTCGCGAAGTCAGCAACGCTTCTCAGGTGATGGCCGACGGCACCCTGTGGCTGAACGGCAAACAGGGCGTGACCATTACCGGCAGCACCGTGAAAGGGGCCAAAGGCGGTTTTGTCGCCGCCACCGACGGCGGTCTGCGGATCGATAACGCCCTCAGCACCACGGTTGACAAGGTGGATGCCCGTACCGGCACCGTCTTCAATATCACCAGCAGTTCGCAAAAGTCCAACAACAGCCACCAACAGTCCACCGCCAGCGAATTGGTTTCCGATACCAACCTGCAGTTGGTCAGCAAAAAGGATACCGACGTGGTGGGCAGCAAGGTGACCAGCGCCGGTAAGCTGGAGGTCAATGCCGGTGGCAATATCAATGTCAGCGCCGGGGAACAGCAGCAGCACATTGATGAGCAGAAGACCGCCCTTGCCATCAACGGCTATGCCAACGAGAAAAGCGATAAGCAATACCGCGCCGGTTTACGTATCGAGCATACCAGCGACAGCGAGAAAACCACCCGCAGCGAACAGCAATCGTCGACGCTGAGCGGCGGTAGCGTCGAGCTGAAAGCAGACAAGGACGTCACCTTCAGCGGATCCAAACTGGTGACTACCCAGGGTGATGCCAGCATCAGCGGCGACAACGTGGCCTTCCTGGCGGCCGACAACAAGACCACCAGCGATAGCGAAAAAACCAAAATCGGCGGCGGAGTCTACTACACCGGCGGCATAGATAAAGTTGGCTCCGGCATCGAAGGCGGTTACGAGAACAGCAAGACGCACTCGCAAAGCAGCAAGGCCGTAACTTCCGGCAGCGATATCGCGGGCAATCTGACGATTAATGCCAAAGACAAACTGACCCAGCAAGGTGCACAGCACCAGGTTGGCGGCAAATATCAGGAAAACGCCAACAGCGTTGACCATCTGGCCGCCGTCGACAGCGAAAGCAGCAGTACCCGCAAACTCGACGTCGGCGTAGATATTGGTGCCAACGTGGATTACAGCGCCGTCACCCGTCCGGTAGAGCGCGCGGTAGGGAAAGTCGCCAAGCTGGACGCCAACGGCGTGATTAACGAGATCGGCGGCATCGGCACACCGAATATCGGGCTTGATATTGGCGCCAATGGCGGCAGTAGCGAAAAGAGCAGCAGCAGCACGCAGGCCGTGGTCAGTAACATTAGCGCCGGGGCGATCGACGTTAAAGCCGGCGGAAAACTGCAGGATACCGGCACAAAATATCAGGCCAACCAAGGTGGCGTGACGCTGACGGCAGACAGCCACCACAGTGAAGCGGCGAAAAACAGCCAGCAGGAAAGCAGCAGCGAAAGCCGTGGCGGCGCCAGCGTGCGCGTTTATACCACCACCGGCAGCGATCTGACCGTTGATGGCAAAGGCGAAGGCGGCAATAAACACAGCGAAAGTACCGGCAGTCAGGCCGTTACCGGCAGCATCACCGCCGCCAACGGCATCGACATCAAGGTCAAGCAAGATGCGGTGTATCAGGGGACTTCGTTGGAGTCCGGCGACGGCAAGGCGAAGGTAAAAGCGGAAAACGGCAACATCCGTTTCGAGCAGACCACCGACACCAGCCATGAAAGCCACAACGGCTTCAATGTCAAAGTCTCAGCCAAAGGCGGCACCACACCGGAAACCAAAAGCTTCGGCCTGGGACTGGGCGGCAGCTACAGCGATGGGAAAAGCGATAGCAGCAGCGCGCAAGTCAGCAACATCGGCGGCAAACAGGGTGTAGAACTGGATGCCGGCCGTGGGCTGACGCTGCAGGGCAGCAATGTCACCAGCCAGGGCGACGTTTCGCTGAAAGCGGGAGACAAGGTCGCACTACAGGCAGCCCAATCGCAGCAGACCCGTAAGGACGATACGCTCTCCGGCAATATCGATATCGGCGGCAACAGCACCGATAGCGACAAAAAGAACGCGGGCGGCCTTTCCCTCGGCGGCGCGTTTGACATTGCCAAGGTAGATGAAACCTCGACGACCCAGCAAGGTGGCAAAATCACCAGCGGCGGCGCAGTGACCATTACCGCCAAAGGCAACGACGCGCATGCCCTGCACCTGCAGGGAACCGAGGTCAAGGGCAGCAGCGTTAGCCTGAACGCCGAGAACGGCGGCGTGGTGCTGGAGTCGGTGCAAAACCAGGAGCAGAAAAACAACTGGAACCTGGGGCTGAAGGCTAACGCCAAAGGCGGCCAATCCTTCAATAAGGACGCCAACGGCAAGGTGGATACCGCCAGCGGCAGCGACACCCATACCCTGGGCGCCGGGGTGAAAGTCGGTGTGGATAACCTGCAAAAAACCACTCAGGGCAACAGCCAGATCACGGCTGGAGAAGTGACAATCAACAGTGGTAAAGACACCCGATTGGCCGGTGCCCGGATCGATGCCGACAGCGTGCAAGGCAACATCGGCGGCGACCTGCATGTTGAGAGTCGCAAAGACAGCGAAAGCAGCGTGAAGGTCGATGTGGATGTCGGTCTGAGCCACACCAACGACCCGGCCAGCAGCATAACCAGCAAACTGTCGAAAGTGGGCACCCCGCACTATGCGGGTAAGGTGAAGGAGAAGCTGGAGGGCGGCATCAACAAGGTCGCTGACGCCACCACCGACAAGTACAACAGCGTAGCTCGTCGCCTCGATCCGAAACAGGACACCACCGGTGCGGTCAGCTTCAGCAAGGCCGAGGGTAAGGTCACCCTGCCGGAAACGCTGGCCGGTGAAAAACAAAAGGGGCCGCTGTGGGATCAGGGCGCTCGCTTCCTGGGCAACAAATCCAAAGAGAGTCTGACCGGCCCTGCCGGGCTGCAAGGTCAGTTCAAGGTCAAGGCCGACGTAGTCAATAACGATGCCGTAGGCGTGCAGTCTGCCATCAGCGGGAAAAATGACGTGGCGCTCAACGTTCAGGGCACCACTCGTCTGACCGGCGGCGAGATCCGCAGCCAGCAAGGTGAAGTGACGCTGGGTAACGGCAAACTGGAGCAGCAGGACGTGGCGGGCAATCGCTATCAGGGTGGCGGTCATCTTGATGCCGCTGCCTCGGCCGGTGCCCTGCTGGGTATTGCCGGTAAAAGCGTGGTGAATCTGGAGACACCGGTCGGCGGTTATATCAATAACCAGGCCGCCGATGCCAAAGCGGGGGTCTTTTCGGGTAAATAA
- a CDS encoding Na/Pi cotransporter family protein, whose amino-acid sequence MLTLLHLLSAVALLVWGTHIVRTGIMRVYGANLRRVLSDSVEKKPLAFVSGIGVTALVQSSNATALLVTSFVAQGLVGLTPALVIMLGADVGTALMARILTFDLSWLSPLLILVGVFLFLSRKQTRVGQMGRVCIGLGLIVLALELIVAAATPITQAAGVKVLFSSLTGDVMLDALTGALFAIVSYSSLAAVLLTATLTASGVISLKVALCLVIGANLGSGLLAVINTSGQNAAGRRVALGSLLFKLIGCVLVLPFVSYLADAMTRLPGGNEELVIYFHVFYNLIRCLVLIPLAGPMARLCETLIADVAADDPRLRPRHLDASALDTPTLALANAARETLRMGDVVEHMMILQREVLHGKQGQDKEVRRLDDDVDVLYTAIKLYLAQIQKEDLGEEDSRRWAEIIEMALNLEQAGDIIERMAGDVGSKSHAARRAFSTEGLAELDALHERLIGNLRLGLSVFLSGDLTSAKRLRRSKHRFRILDRRYAHAHVDRLHQQNVQSIETSSLHLGLLGDMKRLNSLFCAVAYNVLDQDEKDDEREWEDTPSTL is encoded by the coding sequence GTGTTGACCCTTCTTCACCTGCTTTCTGCGGTTGCCCTTTTGGTGTGGGGTACCCACATCGTGCGCACCGGGATTATGCGGGTCTACGGTGCTAATTTGCGCCGGGTATTGAGCGACAGCGTAGAGAAAAAACCGCTGGCGTTCGTCTCCGGTATCGGCGTGACCGCGCTGGTGCAAAGCAGTAACGCCACGGCGTTGCTGGTGACCTCTTTCGTCGCGCAAGGTCTGGTGGGGTTGACGCCCGCACTGGTGATCATGCTCGGCGCCGATGTCGGTACCGCGCTGATGGCGCGAATACTGACCTTTGATCTTTCCTGGCTGTCACCGCTGCTGATCCTGGTCGGCGTCTTCCTGTTCCTCAGCCGCAAGCAAACCCGGGTGGGCCAAATGGGGCGCGTGTGCATCGGCCTCGGGCTGATCGTACTGGCGCTGGAGCTGATTGTTGCCGCCGCGACGCCCATCACCCAGGCGGCGGGAGTGAAAGTGTTGTTCTCGTCGCTGACCGGCGACGTGATGCTGGATGCCCTGACGGGGGCGCTGTTCGCCATTGTCAGCTATTCCAGCCTGGCGGCGGTGCTGTTGACCGCCACTCTAACGGCTTCCGGGGTGATCTCGCTGAAGGTGGCGCTGTGCCTGGTGATTGGTGCCAATCTCGGCAGCGGCCTGCTGGCGGTGATCAACACCAGCGGTCAGAATGCCGCCGGCCGTCGGGTGGCGCTCGGCAGCCTGTTGTTCAAGCTGATTGGCTGTGTGCTGGTGCTGCCGTTCGTCTCTTATCTGGCAGATGCAATGACCCGCCTGCCCGGTGGCAACGAAGAGTTGGTGATCTATTTCCACGTGTTCTACAACCTGATCCGTTGCCTGGTGCTGATCCCGTTGGCCGGGCCGATGGCACGCCTGTGCGAAACGCTGATCGCCGACGTGGCGGCGGACGATCCCCGATTGCGGCCCCGGCACCTTGATGCCAGTGCTCTGGATACCCCGACGCTGGCGTTGGCCAATGCGGCGCGCGAAACCTTGCGCATGGGCGATGTGGTGGAGCATATGATGATTTTGCAGCGTGAAGTGCTGCACGGTAAGCAGGGGCAAGATAAAGAGGTTCGCCGGCTGGATGATGACGTCGATGTGTTGTATACCGCCATCAAGCTGTATCTGGCGCAGATCCAGAAAGAGGATTTGGGCGAGGAGGACTCACGCCGCTGGGCTGAAATCATCGAGATGGCGCTCAACCTGGAGCAGGCGGGCGACATTATCGAGCGGATGGCCGGCGACGTGGGGTCGAAATCACACGCGGCGCGGCGAGCCTTCTCTACCGAAGGGCTGGCCGAGCTGGATGCGTTGCATGAGCGGCTGATCGGCAATCTGCGCCTGGGGCTGTCGGTGTTCCTGTCCGGCGACCTTACCAGCGCCAAACGGCTGCGGCGCTCCAAGCATCGGTTCCGTATTTTGGATCGGCGTTACGCGCATGCGCACGTGGATCGCCTGCATCAGCAGAACGTGCAGAGTATTGAAACCAGTTCGCTGCATCTGGGGCTGCTGGGGGATATGAAACGCCTGAACTCACTGTTCTGTGCGGTGGCGTATAACGTGCTGGATCAAGATGAAAAGGATGATGAGCGCGAGTGGGAGGATACGCCCAGCACGCTGTAA
- a CDS encoding ABC transporter ATP-binding protein, with the protein MAYLNVTRLNKHYGQTQVFQDIDFTAEEGEFVTLLGPSGCGKSTLLRCLAGLTPVDSGQILLQGQDLVPLPPQKRGIGMVFQSYALFPNMTVEGNVAFGLKMQKLATGQIQQRVQEVLALVELTELAKRYPHQLSGGQCQRVALARSLVTRPRLLLLDEPLSALDARIRKHLREQIRRIQRELNLTAIFVTHDQEEALTLSDRIVLMNKGQIVQSGDAETLYTQPADVFAAGFIGNYNLLSAEQATTLTGSPYHGKVAVRPESITLVPAGQGIAAVILNHSLLGNVVRYRVQARGVELLVDVLNRSVEDLRPDGSEIGLHLETVTLREVA; encoded by the coding sequence ATGGCTTATCTCAATGTCACCCGCCTCAATAAACACTATGGTCAGACCCAGGTGTTTCAGGATATCGACTTCACCGCCGAGGAGGGCGAGTTTGTCACGCTGCTCGGGCCCAGCGGCTGTGGCAAATCGACTTTGCTGCGTTGTCTGGCGGGGCTGACCCCGGTCGACAGCGGACAGATCCTGCTGCAGGGCCAGGATCTGGTGCCGCTTCCCCCGCAAAAGCGCGGTATCGGCATGGTGTTCCAAAGCTATGCGTTATTCCCGAACATGACCGTTGAGGGCAATGTCGCGTTCGGGCTGAAAATGCAAAAGCTGGCGACCGGACAGATCCAGCAGCGGGTGCAAGAGGTGCTGGCGTTGGTGGAACTGACTGAGCTGGCGAAACGCTATCCGCATCAGCTGTCCGGTGGGCAGTGCCAACGGGTGGCGCTGGCACGTTCGCTGGTGACCCGACCGCGGCTGCTATTGCTCGACGAGCCCCTGTCGGCACTGGACGCGCGCATTCGTAAGCACCTGCGTGAACAGATCCGTCGGATCCAGCGCGAACTGAACCTGACGGCCATCTTCGTTACCCACGATCAGGAAGAGGCGTTGACGCTGTCGGATCGCATCGTATTGATGAACAAAGGACAAATCGTACAAAGCGGCGACGCGGAAACGCTGTATACCCAGCCGGCCGACGTCTTCGCCGCCGGGTTCATCGGCAACTACAACCTGTTGAGTGCAGAACAGGCGACGACTTTGACCGGCAGCCCTTACCACGGTAAGGTAGCTGTTCGACCAGAGTCCATTACCCTGGTGCCTGCCGGGCAGGGGATTGCCGCGGTGATCCTTAACCACAGCCTGTTGGGCAACGTGGTGCGCTATCGGGTCCAGGCCCGCGGCGTGGAGTTGCTGGTCGACGTGCTCAACCGTTCGGTCGAAGATTTGCGGCCCGACGGCAGTGAAATTGGACTACACTTAGAAACTGTTACATTACGGGAAGTTGCATGA
- a CDS encoding ABC transporter permease, whose product MSRFETGYHRVVSSLLLLILLLPLAATLIYALATQWGATILPDGFTLKWLVALWSDPRFLLALWHSLLICFGTLVLAVVVILPTMFVIAYYFPKLDAVMNVLILLPFAVPPVVSAVGLMQLFAADPLPLLGTPWILIGCYFSITLPFIYRAISNNMQAINLRDLMDAAHLLGASTWQAALLVVLPNLRKGGMIAVLLSFSFLIGEFVFANLLVGSQYETLQVYLYNMRNGSGHFTSALVISYFAVVLIVTWLANLLNKNKG is encoded by the coding sequence ATGTCGCGTTTTGAAACCGGCTATCACCGCGTGGTGAGCAGTCTGCTGTTGTTGATCCTGCTGTTGCCGCTGGCGGCGACGCTGATTTATGCGCTGGCCACCCAATGGGGGGCGACGATCCTGCCGGACGGCTTTACCCTGAAATGGTTGGTGGCCTTATGGAGCGATCCCCGCTTCCTGCTGGCGCTGTGGCACTCGTTGTTGATCTGCTTCGGTACCCTGGTGCTGGCGGTGGTGGTGATTTTGCCCACCATGTTTGTGATTGCTTACTATTTTCCCAAGCTGGATGCGGTCATGAACGTGCTGATCCTGCTGCCGTTCGCCGTGCCGCCGGTGGTGTCGGCGGTCGGGTTGATGCAGCTGTTCGCCGCCGATCCGTTGCCGCTGCTGGGCACACCGTGGATCCTGATCGGCTGCTATTTTTCCATTACGTTGCCGTTTATTTACCGCGCCATCAGCAACAACATGCAGGCGATCAACCTGCGCGACCTGATGGACGCCGCACATCTGCTGGGTGCCAGCACCTGGCAGGCGGCGCTGCTGGTGGTGCTGCCGAACCTGCGCAAGGGCGGAATGATTGCGGTACTGCTGTCGTTCTCTTTCCTGATTGGCGAATTCGTCTTCGCCAACCTGCTGGTGGGCAGCCAATACGAAACGCTGCAGGTTTACCTCTATAACATGCGTAACGGCAGCGGCCATTTCACCAGCGCATTGGTCATTTCTTATTTCGCCGTGGTGCTGATCGTCACCTGGTTGGCGAATTTGCTGAATAAAAATAAGGGCTAA
- a CDS encoding ABC transporter permease gives MKAKWIAALCLLPFILLFGAFQIAPLVWIAVSSFFSQTSGWGLGNYVDVLTSPFYLQAFQFSLEISLWSSVYGLLIALVGSYSLRRLGQTRFHDFVMSFTNMTSNFAGVPLAFAFVILLGLNGCLTLLLRKYGLMESFNLYSKTGLIVLYTYFQIPLGVLLLYPAFDALREDWRESASLLGASPWRYWRHIGLPVLAPALMGTFVILLANALGAYATVYALTTGNFNVIPIRISALVAGDISLDPNLASALAMLLVAMMAFITLIHQWLLRRSYLNARS, from the coding sequence ATGAAAGCTAAGTGGATTGCCGCGCTGTGCCTGCTGCCGTTTATCCTGCTGTTCGGCGCGTTTCAAATTGCGCCGCTGGTGTGGATTGCCGTCAGCAGCTTTTTCAGCCAGACCAGCGGCTGGGGGCTGGGCAACTATGTTGATGTACTGACCTCGCCGTTCTATTTGCAGGCGTTTCAGTTCTCGCTGGAGATCTCCCTTTGGTCGAGCGTTTATGGGCTGCTGATTGCGTTAGTGGGCAGTTACTCACTTCGACGGCTCGGTCAGACGCGGTTTCATGATTTTGTGATGTCGTTTACCAACATGACCAGCAATTTCGCCGGGGTCCCCCTGGCGTTTGCCTTTGTCATTCTGCTGGGGCTGAACGGCTGCCTGACGCTGCTGCTGCGCAAATACGGCCTGATGGAGAGCTTTAACCTTTACTCCAAAACCGGGCTGATAGTGCTTTACACCTACTTCCAGATCCCACTGGGCGTGTTGCTGCTGTACCCGGCGTTTGACGCGCTGCGCGAGGACTGGCGCGAATCGGCTTCGCTGCTCGGCGCCAGTCCATGGCGCTATTGGCGGCATATCGGCCTGCCGGTGCTGGCACCGGCGTTGATGGGTACCTTTGTCATCCTGCTGGCCAACGCGCTGGGCGCTTATGCCACGGTGTATGCGTTGACCACCGGCAATTTCAACGTGATACCGATCCGCATATCGGCTTTGGTTGCGGGGGATATCTCCCTGGATCCTAACCTGGCCAGTGCGCTGGCCATGCTGCTGGTGGCGATGATGGCGTTTATCACTCTGATCCATCAATGGCTGTTGCGCAGGAGCTACCTCAATGCGCGCTCATAA
- a CDS encoding alkaline phosphatase family protein produces the protein MKTILVLLDGLNYQVAHDAMGYLQAECAAGRGRLYQLESELPSLSRPLYECILTGVPPVESGVVHNQVSRLSHQQSVFHYARAAGLTTAAAAYHWFSELYNRTPFDAARDRHTDDAELPIQHGHFYYDDRYPDSHLFDDAESLRRRHQPDFLLIHPMNIDDTGHRFGLSSPQYRNAARNADGVLSRYLADWLNAGYQVMVTADHGMNDDRSHGGVLPEERQVPLFVFGDAFSQSDANPQQTDLCGTLCEVLQVPHDKPRCRALLA, from the coding sequence ATGAAAACTATCCTCGTGCTGCTGGACGGTCTGAACTATCAGGTGGCGCACGACGCCATGGGCTATCTGCAGGCCGAATGTGCGGCAGGGCGCGGACGGTTGTATCAGTTGGAGAGCGAGTTGCCCTCGCTCTCCAGACCGCTGTATGAATGCATTCTCACCGGTGTGCCGCCGGTGGAAAGTGGCGTGGTGCATAACCAGGTGTCACGCCTCTCGCATCAGCAAAGCGTGTTTCACTACGCTCGGGCCGCGGGCTTGACTACCGCGGCAGCGGCCTATCATTGGTTCAGTGAGCTGTACAACCGTACCCCGTTCGACGCCGCGCGCGATCGCCATACCGACGATGCCGAGCTGCCGATCCAGCACGGCCATTTTTATTACGACGACCGTTACCCGGATTCTCACCTGTTTGACGATGCGGAAAGTTTGCGCCGCCGTCATCAACCCGATTTCTTGCTGATCCACCCGATGAACATTGACGACACCGGGCACCGCTTTGGCCTGTCATCGCCGCAGTACCGCAATGCGGCGCGCAACGCCGACGGCGTGCTGTCGCGCTATTTGGCCGACTGGCTGAACGCGGGTTATCAGGTGATGGTCACCGCCGATCACGGCATGAATGACGATCGCAGCCACGGCGGTGTGTTGCCGGAAGAGCGGCAGGTGCCGCTGTTTGTCTTCGGTGACGCCTTCAGCCAGAGCGATGCCAACCCGCAGCAAACCGACCTGTGTGGCACCCTGTGCGAAGTGCTGCAGGTACCGCACGACAAGCCGCGTTGTCGTGCGTTGTTGGCCTAA
- a CDS encoding ABC transporter substrate-binding protein gives MKRLCASVLTSAIVLTSQMSWAADSDLAALEQAAKKEGEVNSVGMPDSWANWKDTWQDLLSKYGLKHADTDMSSAQEIAKFDAEKSNATADIGDVGAAFGPIAVQKGVTQPYKPSTWEQVPDWAKDKDGHWALAYTGTIAFIINKKQVKEIPHSWADLLKGTYQVTIGDVGTASQAASGVLAATYAMGGNEKNLKPGLEFFGKLAKAGRLSLSNPVIASLEKGEVQVGVVWDFNGLNYRDQIDKTRFEVLIPSDGSITSGYTTIINKYAKHPNAAKLAREYIFSDAGQINLARGYARPIRAEHLTLPDDVKAKLLPAEQYKNAHPIADPAAWEQSAKTLPRQWQENVIMFMQQ, from the coding sequence ATGAAACGTTTGTGCGCTTCTGTGTTAACCAGTGCCATTGTCCTGACCAGTCAAATGAGCTGGGCAGCCGATTCCGATCTGGCGGCGCTGGAACAGGCTGCCAAGAAGGAAGGGGAAGTCAACAGCGTCGGCATGCCGGACAGCTGGGCTAACTGGAAAGATACCTGGCAGGATCTGCTGAGCAAGTACGGCCTGAAGCATGCCGATACCGACATGAGTTCGGCGCAGGAAATTGCCAAATTCGATGCGGAAAAGAGTAATGCCACGGCGGATATTGGTGACGTGGGCGCGGCATTCGGGCCTATCGCAGTACAAAAAGGGGTGACTCAGCCATATAAACCCTCCACCTGGGAACAGGTGCCTGACTGGGCCAAAGACAAGGACGGCCACTGGGCGCTGGCCTATACCGGCACCATCGCCTTCATTATCAATAAAAAACAGGTGAAAGAGATCCCTCACAGCTGGGCTGACCTGTTAAAGGGCACTTATCAGGTCACCATTGGTGACGTCGGCACCGCTTCGCAGGCGGCCAGCGGCGTGCTGGCGGCAACCTACGCGATGGGCGGGAACGAAAAGAACCTGAAGCCGGGCCTGGAATTCTTCGGCAAGCTGGCCAAGGCCGGGCGCCTGAGCCTGAGCAACCCGGTGATCGCCTCGCTGGAAAAAGGCGAAGTGCAGGTTGGGGTGGTTTGGGACTTTAACGGCCTGAACTACCGCGATCAGATCGACAAAACCCGCTTTGAAGTGCTGATCCCCTCTGACGGATCCATCACTTCCGGTTACACCACCATTATCAACAAATACGCCAAACACCCGAATGCCGCCAAGCTGGCACGTGAATACATCTTCTCTGACGCAGGCCAAATCAACCTGGCGCGCGGCTATGCGCGTCCAATCCGTGCGGAACACCTGACGTTGCCTGACGATGTCAAAGCCAAGCTGTTGCCGGCCGAACAGTATAAGAATGCCCACCCGATCGCCGATCCGGCGGCCTGGGAGCAAAGTGCCAAAACGCTGCCGCGCCAGTGGCAGGAAAACGTCATTATGTTTATGCAGCAGTGA